The nucleotide sequence AAGCCCCCTGTGCACCCGCTGTCGGGTCCTGTCAGGGTTTTCCCCCGGGAACCGGCGTCTACGCGCGGCTCCCAGGTCTTTCGAGCGGCTGGACGAAAGGCTACGCGAGGCCGAGGCGCTCGGCCGCCGTCGCCGCGTCCACCGGGATCGTGACGGGCTGCGGGGCGCCCGCCACGGCCCAGTCGGGGTCCTTGAGGCCGTTGCCGGTGACCGTGCAGACGATGGTCTGGCCCGGGTCGACCTTGCCCTGCTCGGCGGCCTTCAGCAGACCGGCCACGGAGGCGGCGGAGGCGGGCTCCACGAAAACACCCTCCTGAGCGGCCAACAGCCGGTAGGCGCGCAGGATCTCACGGTCCGTCACCTCGTCGATGAAGCCGCCCGACTCGTCCCGCGCGGCCAGGGCGTACTGCCAGGACGCGGGGTTGCCGATCCGGATCGCGGTGGCGATCGTCGACGGGTCCTTGACGATCTCGCCGCGCACGATCGGTGCGGAGCCGGAGGCCTGGAAGCCCCACATTCGAGGGGTCTGCGCCGCGATGCCGTCGGCGGCGTACTCCTTGTAGCCCTTCCAGTACGCCGTGATGTTGCCCGCGTTGCCCACCGGCAGGACGTGGATGTCGGGCGCGTCGCCGAGCATGTCCACGATCTCGAACGCGGCGGTCTTCTGGCCCTCGATCCGCACCGGGTTCACCGAATTGACCAGCGCCACAGGGTAGTTGTCGCTGAGTTCACGCGCGAGGGTGAGGCAGTCGTCGAAGTTGCCGTCGACCTGGAGGATCTTCGCGCCGTGCACCAGGGCCTGGCCCATCTTGCCCAGCGCGATCTTCCCGCGCGGGACGAGCACGGCCGAGACCATGCCCGCGCGTACGGCGTAGGCGGCTGCGGAGGCAGAGGTGTTGCCCGTGGAGGCACAGATGACCGCCTTCGCACCCTCTTCCTTCGCCCGCGTGATGGCCATGGTCATGCCGCGGTCCTTGAAGGACCCGGTCGGGTTGGCACCCTCCACCTTGAGGTGGACCTCGCAGCCCGTGCGCTCGGAGAGCACCTGCGCGGGTACGAGAGGCGTGCCGCCCTCGCGGAGCGTCACGACCGGCGTGCTGTCGGAGACGGGCAGCCGGTCCCGGTACTCCTCGATGATTCCGCGCCACTGGTGGGTCATTGCTGGTTACTCTCCTTCAACCCGCATGATGCTGGCGACACCCCGCACGGTGTCGAGGTTGCGCAGTGCTTCGACGGTCCCGCTGAGGGAGGCGTCGGAGGCGCGATGGGTGACGACGACGAGAGAGGCCTCGCCGCCGCCGTCTTGCCGTCCTTGCTGCCGCACCGTATCGATCGATACTCCGTGCTCCGCGAACACGGTCGCCACCTGGGCGAGAACACCCGGTTTGTCGGCGACGTCAAGGCTGATGTGATACCGGGTGACGACATCACCCATCGGCGAGACCGGCAGGGCCGCATAGGCGGACTCGCCGGGTCCGGTGGCGCCCGCGAGCCGGTTGCGGCACACGGCCACGAGGTCGCCGAGCACGGCGGAGGCGGTGGGGGCACCGCCCGCACCCGGCCCGTAGAACATCAGCTGCCCGGCGGCGTCCGACTCGACGAACACGGCGTTGTAGGCGCCGCGTACGGAGGCGAGCGGGTGGGTCAGCGGGATCATCGCGGGGTGCACGCGCGCGGTGACGGAGCCGCCGTCCGCGGCCCGCTCACAGATGGCGAGCAGCTTGATGGTGCAGCCCATGTTCCTGGCGGACGCGAAGTCCGCCGCCGTCACCTCGGTCATGCCCTCGCGGTACACGTCGTCGAGCCGTACGCGCGAGTGGAAGGCGATGCCGGCGAGGATCGCGGCCTTGGCCGCGGCGTCGAAGCCCTCGACGTCGGCGGTCGGGTCGGCCTCGGCGTATCCCAGGGCGGTGGCCTCGTCGAGGGCCTCCTGATATCCGGCGCCCGTGGAATCCATCTTGTCGAGGATGAAATTGGTGGTGCCGTTGACGATGCCCATCACCCGGTTGATCTTGTCGCCGGCGAGGGACTCGCGCAGCGGCCGGATCAGCGGGATGGCACCGGCGACGGCGGCCTCGTAGTAGAGGTCCTTGCCGGCCTCGTTGGCCGCGGCGTGCAGCGCGGCGCCGTCCTGGGCGAGGAGGGCCTTGTTGGCGGAGACGACGGAGGCGCCGTGCTCGAACGCGGTGGTGATGAGGGTGCGGGCGGGCTCGATACCGCCGATGACCTCGACGACGACGTCGATGTCCCCCCGTTTGACCAGGGCGGTCGCGTCGGTCGTGACGAGCGCCGGGTCGATGCCCTCACGCACCCGGGAGGGCCGTCGCACCGCCACACCCGCGAGTTCGACCGGGGCGCCGATGCGTGCGGCGAGGTCGTCGGCGTGCGTCGTCATGATGCGCGCCACCTCTGAGCCGACGACCCCACAGCCCAGCAGCGCCACCTTCAGCGGACGCGTACGCATCATCCGACCTCGTTTCCTCACATACCGACACCGAATACGGTGGAACCAGTCTCACTCACCGGACGGGAGTTTCTATCCCTCGTCCGGATCGTGAGACATCTATTTCATTTTCTCCGGGCCGGAAGACGGAGATCTTTCGGCCCGGGGTTTTTCCGGGTTTCTGTTGTGCGCGGATCACCCGTCGGGGGCGAAGCACGAATCACCGGTGGGATCATCCGACGTCGAGACGGAGAAGATCCTCCTCCGTCTCGCGGCGGACGATGACGCGGGCCTCACCATCATTGACGGCGACGACCGGCGGGCGCAGCACGTGGTTGTAATTGCTCGCCATCGAACGGCAGTACGCGCCGGTGGCCGGTACGGCGATCAGGTCACCCGGTGCCAGGTCCGCCGGCAGGAACGCGTCCTTCACCACGATGTCACCGCTCTCGCAGTGCTTGCCGACCACACGCGCGAGCATCGGCGCGGCGTCGGAGGTCCGGGACACCAGCGCGACGCTGTACTCGGCGTCGTACAACGCGGTCCGGATGTTGTCGGACATGCCCCCGTCCACGGAGACGTACGTACGCAGCCCGTCCAGCGGCTTGGTGGTGCCGACCTCGTACAGCGTGAAGGCGGTGGGCCCCACGATGGCGCGGCCCGGCTCGACGGAGATACGCGGGGTACGCAGCTTCGCGGCGTCGCACTCACGGTTGACGATCTCGGTGAGCGCCTTGGCGATCTCGTGGGGCTCGCGGGGGTCGTCGTCGCTGGTGTAGGCGATACCGAGCCCGCCGCCGAGATCGATCTCGGGCAGCTCGACACCGTGTTCGTCACGGATGTCCTTGAGCAGCCCGACGACCCGGTGGGCGGCGACCTCGAACCCGGACGTGTCGAAGATCTGCGACCCGATGTGCGAGTGGATCCCGATGAGTTCGAGCCCGTCGAGCTTGAGCGCCCGCCGCACGGCCTCCGCCGCCTGCCCGCCGGCGAGCGGAATCCCGAACTTCTGGTCCTCGTGGGCGGTGGCGATGAACTCGTGCGTGTGGGCCTCGACGCCGACGGTGACGCGGATCTGCACCTTCTGGCGCCTGCCGAGCGACTGGGCGATGTGGGCGACCCGCACGATCTCCTGGAAGGAGTCGAGCACGATACGGCCGACGCCGGCCTCGACGGCACGGTGGATCTCGTCGGTGGACTTGTTGTTGCCGTGGAAGGCGATGCGGTCGGCGGGCATGCCGGCGGAGAGGGCGGTCGCGAGCTCACCGCCGGAGCAGACGTCGAGGTTGAGCCCCTCCTCGTCCAGCCAGCGCACGATGGCCCGGGACAGGAACGCCTTCCCCGCGTAGAACACGTCGGCGTCCTGCCCGAACGCCGTACGCCAGGCGCGCGCCCGCGCCCGGAAGTCGGCCTCGTCGACGAAGTACGCCGGCGTGCCGAACTCCTCCGCGAGCGCCTTCACATCGATCCCCCCGACACTGACGACGCCGTCGTCCGTACGGGTGACGGTCTGCGCCCACACCTTCGGGTCCAGCGTGTTCAGGTCGGCGGGCGGGGCGGCGTAGTGCCCCTCGGGAAACACGTCGGCGTGACGGGGTCCGGCGGGGTGTGCGGAACGGCTCATGTCTGTACGACTTTCTGTGGAATCTCTGGCATTGCGCGCGAGGCTTCGGGCTTGAGGACTTCGGCGTCGGCTTCGGCTGTCTGCTTCCGCTGTCGGCTGTCGGCTTCGGCTGTCGGCTGTCTGCTCCTTGAGCTCCGCGGCCCACTCAGAGGTATTCGGGTGCGTCGATGCCGAGCAGGGACAGGCCGCCGGCCAGCACCGTCCCGGCGGCTTCGGCAAGCGCCAGCCGGGCGCGGTGGGCGGCCGAGGGTTTCTCGTCGCCGCGCGGCAGCACCGTGTACTGGAAGGCGAGCAGGGCGTCGGCGAGGACGACCAGGTGCCGGGCGAGACGATCGGGGGCGCGGTGCGTGGCCGCTCGGGCGAGGGCAGAGGGGTATGCGGTGAGGGCGGTGATGAGGGGGGTGGTGACGTCGGGGGTGGTGAGGGGAAGGGGGCGCGTGAGGGGCGTGTTCGGGGTGTCCGCAGGGTCCGGGGTGTGCAGGGTGCCCGGGGTGCTGGTGAAGCCGAGGGCTGCGGCGTTGCGGGTGAGCGCGCGGGCTCGGGCGTGGGCGTAGCGGACCCGGAAGAGGGGGTTTCCGGCCCGCTGCACGAGGAGGTCCGCGGTGATCCGGGGACGATCGTGGACGGCCGGATGCAGGAGCGCCCAGCGGAGTGCGTCGGGGCCGAGGGGGGTGGGGTCTTCCGGGGCGGGGACGGGGCGCAGGTCGATGGGTGCGTCGGGGCCGACGGCCGTGGCCGGGCCACTGGTCCGACCCGGATCGGCAGGGTTACGGGTCCGACCCGGATCGGCAGGGGCACCGGGCGGACCGGGATCGGCAGGGGCACGGGGCGGACCAGGGTCGCGAGGCTGGTCGGAGTCGCCGGGGTCGTTGACCTGGTCGGCGGCCTGGGGCCGGATGTGATCGACCTCTACGCGGCCACCCTGGCTGGCGACAATCCGTACGAGCGCGTCGGCGAGGACTTC is from Streptomyces sp. NBC_01314 and encodes:
- a CDS encoding homoserine dehydrogenase, which gives rise to MRTRPLKVALLGCGVVGSEVARIMTTHADDLAARIGAPVELAGVAVRRPSRVREGIDPALVTTDATALVKRGDIDVVVEVIGGIEPARTLITTAFEHGASVVSANKALLAQDGAALHAAANEAGKDLYYEAAVAGAIPLIRPLRESLAGDKINRVMGIVNGTTNFILDKMDSTGAGYQEALDEATALGYAEADPTADVEGFDAAAKAAILAGIAFHSRVRLDDVYREGMTEVTAADFASARNMGCTIKLLAICERAADGGSVTARVHPAMIPLTHPLASVRGAYNAVFVESDAAGQLMFYGPGAGGAPTASAVLGDLVAVCRNRLAGATGPGESAYAALPVSPMGDVVTRYHISLDVADKPGVLAQVATVFAEHGVSIDTVRQQGRQDGGGEASLVVVTHRASDASLSGTVEALRNLDTVRGVASIMRVEGE
- the nrtL gene encoding ArgS-related anticodon-binding protein NrtL, giving the protein MTPVELSRTVLRAVRRAVDDGELSVAVPVRAVVTPPGPGGSGDYATNIALQLARPAGRPPLQVAEILRPHLSRTEGVAAVEITGPGFLNIHLERAAVTALVRRIQGAEGTRDGQSADPLPYGHSDTLAGQVVRLRIPYDIRAEVLADALVRIVASQGGRVEVDHIRPQAADQVNDPGDSDQPRDPGPPRAPADPGPPGAPADPGRTRNPADPGRTSGPATAVGPDAPIDLRPVPAPEDPTPLGPDALRWALLHPAVHDRPRITADLLVQRAGNPLFRVRYAHARARALTRNAAALGFTSTPGTLHTPDPADTPNTPLTRPLPLTTPDVTTPLITALTAYPSALARAATHRAPDRLARHLVVLADALLAFQYTVLPRGDEKPSAAHRARLALAEAAGTVLAGGLSLLGIDAPEYL
- the lysA gene encoding diaminopimelate decarboxylase, producing MSRSAHPAGPRHADVFPEGHYAAPPADLNTLDPKVWAQTVTRTDDGVVSVGGIDVKALAEEFGTPAYFVDEADFRARARAWRTAFGQDADVFYAGKAFLSRAIVRWLDEEGLNLDVCSGGELATALSAGMPADRIAFHGNNKSTDEIHRAVEAGVGRIVLDSFQEIVRVAHIAQSLGRRQKVQIRVTVGVEAHTHEFIATAHEDQKFGIPLAGGQAAEAVRRALKLDGLELIGIHSHIGSQIFDTSGFEVAAHRVVGLLKDIRDEHGVELPEIDLGGGLGIAYTSDDDPREPHEIAKALTEIVNRECDAAKLRTPRISVEPGRAIVGPTAFTLYEVGTTKPLDGLRTYVSVDGGMSDNIRTALYDAEYSVALVSRTSDAAPMLARVVGKHCESGDIVVKDAFLPADLAPGDLIAVPATGAYCRSMASNYNHVLRPPVVAVNDGEARVIVRRETEEDLLRLDVG
- the thrC gene encoding threonine synthase is translated as MTHQWRGIIEEYRDRLPVSDSTPVVTLREGGTPLVPAQVLSERTGCEVHLKVEGANPTGSFKDRGMTMAITRAKEEGAKAVICASTGNTSASAAAYAVRAGMVSAVLVPRGKIALGKMGQALVHGAKILQVDGNFDDCLTLARELSDNYPVALVNSVNPVRIEGQKTAAFEIVDMLGDAPDIHVLPVGNAGNITAYWKGYKEYAADGIAAQTPRMWGFQASGSAPIVRGEIVKDPSTIATAIRIGNPASWQYALAARDESGGFIDEVTDREILRAYRLLAAQEGVFVEPASAASVAGLLKAAEQGKVDPGQTIVCTVTGNGLKDPDWAVAGAPQPVTIPVDAATAAERLGLA